Proteins encoded together in one Bombus vancouverensis nearcticus chromosome 14, iyBomVanc1_principal, whole genome shotgun sequence window:
- the Naa40 gene encoding N-alpha-acetyltransferase 40 — MKKRKTRRQLLAEKEAIAKSLVDKANSVKNPLEPLNFFHKYMTKDNQTIELSCMKAIDAQPKCILWIFDIMERNMKSLYEQSDWGWDSVAKQKQLTEPTAWYLVATSNEKFVGFSHFRFDIDYREEVLYCYEMQLESTVRRKGLGHFMMSALEAMASKNKMRKVVLTVLKLNPSAMQFFYSLGYKMDKTSPPASDQLDYIILSKAVDSGTMSRNLNSF; from the exons ATGAAG aaaAGGAAAACAAGACGTCAACTTCTGGCTGAAAAAGAAGCTATTGCTAAAAGCTTAGTTGATAAAGCAAACTCTGTGAAAAATCCCTTAGAGCCCTTAAAtttctttcataaatatatGACAAAGGATAATCAAACTATTGAACTCTCTTGCATGAAAGCCATAGATGCACAACCTAAATGTATTCTTTGGATTTTTGATATTATGGAACGTAATATGAAATCTCTGTATGAACAAAGTGATTGGGGTTGGGATTCAGTCGCCAAACAAAAACAATTAACAGAGCCAACAGCTTGGTATTTAGTAGCAACTTCCAATGAGAAATTTGTTGGGTTTTCTCATTTTCGTTTTGATATAGATTATCGGGAAGAAGTACTGTATTG TTATGAAATGCAGTTGGAATCCACAGTACGACGAAAAGGACTTGGCCATTTTATGATGTCTGCTCTTGAAGCTATGGCATCAAAAAACAAGATGCGTAAAGTAGTTCTGACTGTACTTAAACTTAACCCATCAGCGATGCAATTTTTCTATTCCCTTGG CTACAAGATGGATAAAACCAGTCCACCAGCATCTGATCAATTGGATTATATCATTTTGAGTAAGGCCGTTGATAGTGGAACAATGAGCAGAAATCTTAATTCTTTTTAA
- the LOC117157592 gene encoding 3'-5' ssDNA/RNA exonuclease TatD: MAENTTASNAEEKAISSAMTQCYENYIIVDVGANLTNKKYSRDLDSVIQRAKDAGVQKIMVTGASIRSSKEALRLTRIYPGTLYSTAGVHPHDAKSWENPDTLQELESIANNPECVAVGECGLDYSRDFSDPETQRAVFHKQVELACQLTKPLVIHERGAQTDVLEVLNHYKNCLPPVLIHSFIGTAKEAQIYLDHGFYLGITGYLCKDKSDSGIRQLLEKRLAPLDRILVETDAPFMYPNTRASKLPIHVKDALTERSMTFLHRYCTFQRNEPCALPAIVEMVAAFMQIAPEEVALATAFNALKLFGLNQ; encoded by the coding sequence ATGGCTGAAAATACTACTGCATCAAATGCAGAGGAAAAAGCTATTTCCTCAGCTATGACACAATGTTATGAGAATTATATCATAGTTGATGTTGGTGCCAATCTtactaataaaaaatatagcaGAGATTTAGATAGCGTAATTCAAAGAGCAAAGGATGCAGGGGTACAAAAGATTATGGTAACAGGTGCAAGTATTCGTTCTAGTAAAGAGGCACTAAGATTAACTAGGATATATCCTGGTACTCTTTATTCTACTGCTGGTGTGCACCCTCATGATGCAAAATCATGGGAAAATCCTGATACTTTGCAAGAACTTGAAAGCATAGCTAATAATCCCGAATGTGTAGCAGTAGGAGAATGTGGCTTAGATTATAGTCGTGATTTTTCTGATCCTGAAACACAACGTGCTGTATTTCATAAACAAGTAGAACTTGCATGTCAATTAACTAAGCCACTTGTAATACATGAAAGAGGTGCTCAGACAGATGTTCTAGAAGTTCTGAATcactataaaaattgtttaccaCCAGTTTTAATCCATTCATTTATCGGAACTGCAAAGGAAGCACAAATTTATTTAGACCATGGTTTTTATCTAGGAATTACaggatatttatgcaaagaCAAATCTGATAGTGGAATAAGACAACTGTTGGAAAAAAGACTTGCACCTCTAGACAGAATATTAGTAGAAACGGATGCTCCATTCATGTATCCTAATACTAGAGCCAGCAAATTACCTATACATGTTAAAGATGCTCTAACTGAACGATCCATGACATTTCTTCATCGTTACTGTACTTTTCAACGTAATGAACCATGTGCCTTACCAGCAATAGTAGAAATGGTAGCAGCATTTATGCAAATTGCTCCAGAAGAGGTTGCCTTAGCTACTGCTTTCAATGCTTTGAAATTATTTGGTCTAAATCAGtga
- the LOC117157591 gene encoding uncharacterized protein LOC117157591 — protein MNKISRTLVKDSMIIHKWTTLSNFSTISSYDVSIVKNLITNNEILDNENTMKYIEENIKNMDAKTAVKTINILYQKFNRNIKLDQTDFTNSKGFGNICKVILKDVRSLSRYDTINILQCLLFFNVPANSVLIQTLLQMIRVYLNDFTVGQIMILYSMLYDMEKSFLSESLLRALPYAFKQQAQIELNSDSTNLFQALNFCSMINNLTVKRHILRVLQKNKNRINLDNVMPVFNAIYSLPKLCLPSTRLLPYVQRMILINCNRLNFNEIEHLLHCISKKVLNSEKKFYNEALIDKLCSTVLISNTTFQQKLIILQHLNDIRFCNIPLLNCLVEKCLKNPNILERYSIDIHTFIKGYIIADYIPHNWETIGRKLQNLIITIDCSVSNTVSTAFHLLSLNFYCPELIEKSFILYNSFCEKNSFLSVKDITLSVLKLYWCVKQLYPEYNGFVPDESKLNEIKIEHDSSEIPYLIDSLKEAVGGTEYIKSGLRTKFGEFVDYVVVIQPDGSFINTNNYDNITFVEELASLTECSKILFFAFPIEAYSINKGNLLSTVKIQLKIIETLPGFHSFVINPYLWEKFSDKEKVLHLQKAIQLKQYNSK, from the exons ATGAATAAGATTAGTAGAACATTAGTGAAAGATTCAATGATAATCCATAAATGGActactttatcaaattttagtaCAATATCAAGCTACG atgtttcaattgttaaaaatttaataacaaataatgaGATTTTGGACAATGAAAACACTATGAAatatattgaagaaaatattaaaaacatggATGCAAAAACTGCTGTTaaaactataaatattttatatcaaaagttcaatagaaatataaaattagatCAGACGGACTTCACAAATTCCAAAGGATTTGGAAATATTTGTAAAGTGATACTCAAAGATGTTAGATCTTTAAGCAGATATGATACTATAAACATTTTACAATGTTTACTATTTTTTAATGTTCCGGCTAACAGTGTATTAATTCAAACATTGCTTCAAATGATACGTGTTTACTTGAATGATTTCACAGTTGGACAGATAATGATTCTATATAGTATGTTATACGATATGGAAAAATCATTTCTGTCTGAATCTTTACTTCGTGCATTACCTTATGCTTTTAAACAGCAAGCTCAAATTGAACTTAATTCAGATAGTACTAATTTGTTTCAAGCCCTTAACTTCTGTTCtatgataaataatttaacTGTAAAAAGGCATATTCTCCGAGttttacagaaaaataaaaacagaaTAAATTTAGACAATGTAATGCCAGTTTTTAATGCAATATATAGTTTACCAAAGTTGTGTCTACCTTCTACACGACTTCTGCCTTATGTACAACGTATGATATTGATTAATTGTAATAGattaaatttcaatgaaatcgaGCATTTACTTCATTGCATTTCTAAAAAAGTTCTAAATTC agAAAAGAAGTTCTATAACGAAGCATTAATAGATAAATTATGTTCTACTGTGTTAATTAGCAATACTACTTTCCAACAAAAATTAATCATCTTACAGCATTTAAATGACATACGCTTTTGTAATATTCCTTTGTTAAATTGTTTAGTGGAAAAATGTCTTAAAAATCCAAATATTTTAGAAAGATATTCTAtcgatatacatacatttatcAAAGGCTATATTATTGCTGATTATATACCACATAATTGGGAAACTATAGGCAGAAAATTGCAGAATCTTATTATCACTATAGATTGTTCAGTATCTAACACAGTGTCTACTGCTTTCCATTTACTTTCACTAAATTTTTATTGTCCGGAATTAATAGAAAAGTCTTTCATATTATATAATTCTTTCTGTgaaaaaaattcatttctttCTGTAAAAGATATTACATTATCTGTGTTAAAATTATATTGGTGTGTAAAACAGCTTTATCCTGAATATAATGGGTTTGTGCCAGATGAAagcaaattaaatgaaattaaaattgaacaTGACAGTAGTGAAATACCTTATTTAATAGATAGTCTAAAAGAAGCTGTTGGAGGTACTGAATACATAAAAAGTGGTTTAAGAACAAAATTCGGCGAATTTGTTG attACGTCGTTGTCATACAACCGGATGGCTCTTTTATAAATACTAATAATTATGATAATATTACATTTGTTGAAGAACTAGCATCGCTAACAGAATGTAGCAA AATTCTCTTTTTCGCTTTCCCAATAGAGGCATATTCTATTAATAAAGGAAATTTATTATCTACAGTGaagatacaattaaaaataatagaaacatTACCAGGTTTCCACTCCTTTGTTATAAATCCATACCTCTGGGAGAAGTTCTCTGATAAAGAAAAAGTGTTACATCTTCAGAAAGCCATACAATTGAAACAGTACAATTCAAAATGA